From [Clostridium] symbiosum, a single genomic window includes:
- a CDS encoding DUF4259 domain-containing protein encodes MGCWGITAFESDAGLDAVGFIRETMLKDGRMELGEIIKAIQKDAWNAPPEASEGVPHTSPMALAEIIVKFLDGDSEGMDNGWDDVPERKFGNITSFTASRESLQWLRDYISDSLKYARENAVNGINWGGWFEKRYWIGWQNHMEKLVNRLDELLSSGENCMELVPLQCTNEEKNHPVMGNHSLE; translated from the coding sequence ATGGGATGCTGGGGAATAACCGCATTTGAATCAGATGCAGGGTTGGACGCTGTAGGGTTTATCCGAGAAACGATGTTAAAGGATGGCAGAATGGAGTTGGGGGAAATCATTAAGGCCATACAGAAGGATGCGTGGAATGCGCCGCCGGAGGCTTCTGAGGGCGTACCCCATACCAGTCCGATGGCGCTGGCAGAAATAATCGTGAAATTTCTTGATGGGGATAGTGAGGGGATGGATAACGGCTGGGATGACGTGCCGGAGCGTAAGTTTGGCAATATTACCTCGTTTACCGCATCCAGAGAATCCCTTCAATGGCTTCGGGATTATATTTCAGACTCATTGAAGTATGCGAGGGAGAACGCAGTAAACGGAATTAATTGGGGTGGATGGTTCGAAAAACGGTATTGGATTGGCTGGCAGAACCATATGGAAAAGCTGGTCAACCGTCTTGATGAGCTCCTATCTTCTGGTGAAAACTGTATGGAGTTGGTTCCTTTGCAGTGTACGAATGAAGAAAAGAACCACCCGGTGATGGGGAACCACTCATTGGAGTGA
- a CDS encoding Fic family protein produces MDFERLLKKKELYQQGKEYIPQITVASYEQAFEIEYTHNSTAIEGNTLTLIETKLVLEDGISVGGKQLREIYEQVNHQKAFRYVKDCITNGLALDEKIVKELHALLISNIIIGGVYRNVDVYISGAKHTPPSPNEMYRQVKNFYAELGWRGDVLNAIELAAWTHAEFVKIHPYPDGNGRISRLIMNYQLMAKGFLPISIAKENRLDYFNTLEAYAVEGNLSPFADMIAELEEQQLERYIGMIEQGK; encoded by the coding sequence ATGGATTTTGAACGATTGTTGAAGAAGAAAGAGCTTTACCAGCAGGGAAAAGAATACATTCCACAGATAACCGTTGCCAGCTATGAGCAGGCATTCGAGATAGAGTATACCCACAACTCCACCGCCATTGAGGGTAATACACTGACCTTAATTGAGACTAAGCTGGTGCTGGAGGATGGAATCTCCGTCGGCGGGAAGCAGCTGCGGGAGATTTATGAGCAGGTGAATCACCAGAAGGCATTCCGATACGTGAAGGACTGTATCACGAACGGCCTGGCTCTGGATGAGAAGATTGTGAAGGAGCTTCACGCCCTGCTGATAAGTAATATCATAATTGGCGGAGTTTACCGGAATGTGGATGTTTATATTTCCGGTGCTAAACACACGCCTCCTTCTCCCAATGAAATGTACCGGCAGGTGAAGAATTTTTATGCCGAATTGGGATGGAGGGGGGATGTGTTGAATGCAATTGAACTGGCGGCGTGGACCCATGCGGAGTTTGTAAAAATCCATCCGTACCCGGATGGCAACGGCCGCATCTCCCGGCTGATCATGAATTATCAGCTGATGGCAAAGGGATTTCTGCCGATTTCCATCGCCAAGGAGAACCGCCTGGATTACTTTAATACCCTGGAAGCCTATGCGGTGGAGGGGAATCTGTCCCCATTTGCCGATATGATAGCAGAACTGGAGGAACAGCAGCTGGAACGTTATATCGGTATGATTGAGCAGGGGAAATAG
- a CDS encoding urea carboxylase-associated family protein → MSKEYVIPACSGMKIDIKQGQSITVIDIEGGQVVDFFAEVTGNVKEFLSTGVTIDCNESLKLNVGSIIYTNLYHPMMKVLSDDVGEHDLLHPCCRPEMYDFFYHNGEGHPNCFDNINKALEEQRAIITPVNLFMHTKINADGSILVEEPLSKAGDKITLKALMDLTLGVAACSVSESKCNSGKCSPIKIVVD, encoded by the coding sequence GTGAGTAAAGAGTATGTTATCCCAGCCTGTTCTGGAATGAAAATTGATATTAAGCAAGGTCAAAGTATTACAGTTATTGATATTGAAGGCGGTCAAGTGGTGGATTTTTTTGCCGAAGTGACCGGAAATGTAAAAGAGTTTCTCTCAACCGGAGTGACGATTGACTGTAACGAGTCTCTAAAACTAAATGTTGGCAGTATTATTTATACCAATTTATATCATCCCATGATGAAGGTACTTTCTGACGATGTGGGAGAACACGATTTGCTTCATCCATGCTGTCGACCGGAAATGTATGATTTCTTTTATCATAACGGCGAAGGACACCCGAACTGCTTTGATAATATCAATAAGGCGCTTGAAGAACAACGCGCCATTATTACACCTGTCAACTTATTCATGCACACGAAAATTAACGCTGATGGCAGTATTTTAGTGGAAGAACCGCTCTCCAAAGCAGGAGATAAAATTACATTGAAAGCTCTAATGGATCTTACATTGGGAGTTGCCGCTTGTAGTGTTTCCGAAAGTAAATGTAATAGTGGAAAATGTTCCCCAATTAAAATTGTTGTTGATTAG
- a CDS encoding metalloregulator ArsR/SmtB family transcription factor, whose protein sequence is MDTESIMRVLGEPMRYRIWACLLERKHCVRSLSKKLGVSESAISQHMKVMREVGLVYGEKYGYHTHYLPNQEAVDQLLESVQKMCEQSHRLDRDITVCQCEFRKENDK, encoded by the coding sequence ATGGATACTGAAAGCATTATGAGAGTTTTAGGTGAACCGATGCGATACCGCATCTGGGCTTGCCTGCTAGAACGCAAACATTGCGTGCGCTCCCTCTCAAAAAAACTGGGTGTTAGCGAATCTGCAATTTCTCAGCACATGAAAGTCATGCGAGAAGTAGGATTAGTCTATGGAGAAAAGTACGGTTATCACACACATTATCTGCCGAACCAGGAAGCTGTTGATCAACTCCTTGAATCAGTCCAAAAGATGTGTGAGCAATCGCATAGATTAGATCGGGATATAACGGTCTGTCAATGTGAGTTTCGGAAGGAGAACGATAAATGA
- a CDS encoding chromate transporter, with product MRILPELFLTFAKIGAFTFGGGYAMISLLDHECIEKKQWITSDELMDVTVVAESTPGPIAINCATYTGYKQAGLAGAIAATVGMVLPSFLVILLISTFFESLLSYPLVANAFRGIRIAVAVLIMQAAVKMIKKMLKKTPSKSVSIAFVAAFFVVALVFNLLGIHFSTIYLILIAGTVSFCLFTLPNRKGGQK from the coding sequence ATGAGAATTCTTCCCGAACTGTTTTTGACCTTTGCAAAAATTGGCGCGTTCACTTTTGGCGGCGGGTATGCCATGATTTCTCTTTTAGATCATGAGTGTATAGAAAAAAAGCAATGGATTACCTCCGATGAGCTTATGGATGTGACGGTGGTTGCTGAATCTACACCTGGTCCCATTGCTATAAACTGTGCTACTTATACCGGATATAAGCAAGCAGGGCTTGCTGGAGCTATTGCTGCAACTGTGGGTATGGTACTGCCGTCATTTCTCGTAATTTTACTCATATCGACATTCTTCGAGAGCTTGCTAAGTTATCCACTTGTTGCAAATGCTTTTAGGGGAATTCGGATTGCTGTTGCTGTTTTAATTATGCAGGCGGCAGTAAAAATGATAAAAAAGATGCTTAAAAAGACACCTAGCAAATCGGTGAGTATTGCATTTGTCGCAGCGTTTTTCGTGGTTGCCCTTGTGTTTAATCTGTTAGGCATACATTTCTCAACTATTTATCTGATACTGATTGCGGGAACTGTCAGCTTTTGTCTATTTACGCTGCCCAATCGGAAAGGGGGCCAGAAATGA
- a CDS encoding chromate transporter, with amino-acid sequence MIYLSLFWEFFKIGLFAFGGAYGAIPLIKESVITQGWLNETMFGNMVALSESTPGPIMVNAATYIGASQAGVCGAMAATLGVILPSFVIILFVTMFLRKWLKHKNVQVVLRGIKPCLMGIILATGVYMAFTAVFGGEDSIIPDWSALVILIALTALSFVYPLLKKKEFSPILLIVIAAAFGIVMF; translated from the coding sequence ATGATTTATCTGTCTCTTTTTTGGGAGTTTTTTAAGATAGGGCTGTTCGCTTTTGGTGGTGCCTACGGAGCAATCCCCCTTATTAAGGAGAGTGTCATAACGCAAGGCTGGCTGAATGAAACAATGTTTGGCAACATGGTGGCACTCAGCGAATCAACGCCTGGGCCAATCATGGTAAATGCCGCAACATATATCGGGGCTTCTCAAGCGGGCGTTTGTGGCGCGATGGCCGCCACATTAGGTGTGATACTGCCGTCCTTTGTCATCATTCTATTTGTCACCATGTTCCTGCGGAAATGGCTCAAACATAAAAACGTACAGGTAGTATTAAGAGGAATTAAGCCCTGTTTAATGGGTATTATCCTTGCAACTGGTGTTTATATGGCTTTTACCGCTGTGTTTGGCGGAGAGGATAGTATTATCCCCGATTGGTCGGCGCTTGTCATCTTGATTGCTCTCACCGCGTTGTCGTTCGTCTACCCTTTGCTAAAAAAGAAAGAGTTCTCACCGATATTGTTGATTGTCATAGCCGCTGCATTTGGCATTGTCATGTTTTGA
- the dmpI gene encoding 4-oxalocrotonate tautomerase DmpI — translation MPYITVESGVLSDEQKEKLISRLTEVSSEIMNVPQEFFSITIKELSDKNFGIGGKTIDKVKSEYMKKQK, via the coding sequence ATGCCATATATAACAGTCGAAAGTGGTGTTTTATCAGATGAACAAAAAGAAAAATTAATTAGCCGTTTAACAGAAGTATCATCTGAAATAATGAATGTGCCACAAGAATTTTTCTCAATTACGATTAAAGAATTATCAGATAAAAATTTTGGTATTGGTGGAAAAACAATAGACAAAGTAAAGTCTGAGTACATGAAAAAACAAAAATAG
- a CDS encoding DUF87 domain-containing protein translates to METHGEPRVQEFLDMIAPSVIQFYTDHFICGNTFRCVWALREYPTSTEEQAILQHLGEKDGVTLKIYTRHVNAAEERKIISNATSKNRMNQSNPNDLQQTVLAESNLQDVAAIVARTHRNREPLLHTAVYLELTAPEYDRLKLLQTEVLTELIRAKLNVDRLLLRQQQGFQSVMPSGRNVFKDQFERVLPASSVANLYPFNYSGKTDPHGFYIGRDKFGSNVLVDFNQRADDKTNGSILVLGNSGQGKSYLLKLILCNLREAGMNVICLDPEMEYEDLTNNTGGCFIDLMGGRFLINPLEPKMWNEGEEQGDLDAPEAFRIRSRLSQHISFLKDFFGTYKDFSDREKDVLEIMLQRMYGSFGITDDANFHELGAKDYPVMSELYDFIEAEYKSYDSKKRQLYTEEQLQNILLGLHSMCKGPDAKFFSGHTNITDSSFITFGVKGVLQASRNLRDALLFNTLSFMSNRLLTVGNTAAGLDEFYLFLSNLTAVEYTRNFMKRVRKKNSSVILASQNLEDFNIEGIREYTKPLFSIPTHQFLFNAGAVDEKFYTETLQLEASEFQLIRYPQRGVCLYKCGNERYNLMVTAPEYKARLFGKAGGR, encoded by the coding sequence ATGGAAACACATGGGGAGCCTCGTGTTCAGGAATTCCTGGACATGATTGCCCCATCGGTGATTCAATTCTATACGGATCACTTTATCTGCGGAAATACATTCCGCTGTGTCTGGGCGCTTCGGGAATACCCGACCTCTACGGAGGAGCAGGCAATTTTGCAGCACCTTGGCGAGAAGGATGGCGTCACATTAAAGATCTACACCCGCCATGTGAATGCGGCGGAGGAACGGAAGATTATCAGCAATGCGACCAGTAAGAACCGGATGAACCAGTCCAATCCCAATGATCTGCAGCAGACCGTGCTGGCGGAAAGCAACCTGCAGGATGTGGCGGCCATCGTGGCCCGGACCCACCGGAACCGGGAGCCGCTTCTTCATACAGCGGTCTATCTGGAGCTTACGGCCCCGGAGTATGACCGGCTGAAGCTGTTGCAGACGGAGGTGCTGACCGAGTTAATCCGGGCGAAGTTAAATGTGGACCGGCTCCTGCTGCGCCAGCAGCAGGGATTTCAGTCTGTTATGCCCAGCGGCCGCAACGTGTTTAAAGACCAGTTTGAACGGGTACTGCCCGCCAGCAGTGTAGCAAACCTGTATCCGTTTAACTACAGCGGCAAAACGGATCCTCATGGCTTCTATATCGGCCGCGATAAGTTTGGCAGCAACGTGCTGGTGGATTTCAACCAGAGAGCGGATGACAAGACCAATGGCTCCATCCTGGTTCTGGGCAACAGCGGACAGGGAAAATCCTACCTGTTAAAGCTGATTCTCTGCAACCTGCGGGAGGCAGGAATGAACGTGATCTGCCTGGATCCGGAAATGGAGTACGAAGATCTGACGAACAATACGGGCGGCTGTTTCATCGATTTGATGGGCGGCCGTTTTTTAATTAACCCCTTAGAACCCAAGATGTGGAATGAGGGGGAGGAACAGGGAGACTTAGATGCGCCGGAGGCGTTCCGGATCCGCAGCCGGTTGAGCCAGCACATCAGCTTTTTAAAGGATTTCTTTGGAACCTATAAGGACTTTTCGGACCGGGAAAAGGATGTGCTGGAGATCATGCTCCAGCGGATGTACGGAAGCTTTGGAATCACCGATGATGCCAACTTTCATGAACTGGGGGCAAAGGATTATCCGGTAATGTCAGAGCTGTATGACTTTATTGAGGCGGAATACAAAAGCTATGACAGCAAAAAACGTCAGCTTTACACGGAGGAGCAGTTGCAGAATATCCTCCTTGGTCTTCACTCCATGTGCAAGGGGCCGGACGCAAAATTCTTTAGCGGACATACCAACATCACAGACTCCAGCTTCATTACCTTCGGGGTAAAGGGTGTGCTTCAGGCCAGCCGGAACCTGCGGGATGCCCTGCTGTTCAACACACTTTCTTTTATGAGCAACCGGCTGTTGACGGTAGGAAATACGGCGGCGGGGTTGGATGAATTTTACCTGTTTCTTTCCAATCTGACCGCAGTGGAATATACAAGAAACTTCATGAAACGTGTGCGTAAGAAAAATTCCTCTGTAATTCTGGCCAGTCAGAACCTGGAGGATTTTAATATTGAGGGGATCCGGGAGTACACGAAGCCGCTGTTTTCCATCCCGACCCATCAATTCCTGTTCAACGCCGGCGCGGTGGATGAAAAATTTTATACCGAAACGCTCCAGCTGGAAGCCAGTGAATTTCAGCTGATCCGTTATCCGCAGAGAGGAGTATGCCTCTATAAGTGCGGCAATGAGCGGTACAACCTGATGGTTACGGCACCGGAGTATAAAGCAAGATTGTTCGGCAAGGCAGGCGGGCGATGA
- a CDS encoding amidoligase family protein, with the protein MDMKEQQFGIEIELTGVTRKHAAEVAAAYFGTTSYYEGTYYNTYVALDGQGRQWKFMSDASIAPERKDGKHKVGASDEYKTEMVSPICHYEDIETIQELVRKLREVGAIANKSCGIHVHIDASPFDARTLRNITNIMAAKEDLIYKALQVSVARQNRWCKPVEERFLNELNEKKPRTLAEVSRIWYNGSSRQREHYHDSRYHCLNLHSVFQKGTVEFRLFNGTTHAGKIKAYIQLCLAIGAQALNQTCASRRKTQTTNEKYTFRTWLLRLGLNGDEFKTARTHLLKNLDGCIAWRDPAQAEAQKERLRLKREKAQMEAGSREAENQDAENREAGNQEPGAEHRETEETYIEAEAQSPAFSMTASM; encoded by the coding sequence TTGGATATGAAGGAGCAGCAGTTTGGAATTGAGATTGAACTGACCGGTGTGACCAGAAAACATGCAGCAGAAGTGGCAGCTGCCTATTTTGGCACCACCTCCTACTATGAGGGAACCTATTATAATACCTATGTGGCTTTGGACGGTCAGGGGCGGCAGTGGAAATTCATGAGTGATGCGAGCATTGCTCCGGAGCGGAAAGATGGAAAGCACAAAGTCGGAGCCAGTGATGAGTATAAAACAGAGATGGTCAGTCCCATCTGCCACTATGAAGATATCGAGACGATACAGGAGCTGGTGCGGAAGCTGCGGGAGGTCGGAGCAATTGCAAATAAAAGCTGCGGGATCCATGTGCATATCGACGCGTCCCCCTTTGACGCAAGGACGCTTCGCAACATTACCAATATCATGGCTGCCAAGGAGGATCTGATTTATAAAGCACTTCAGGTATCGGTGGCCAGGCAGAACCGCTGGTGTAAGCCGGTGGAAGAGCGTTTTCTAAATGAACTGAATGAGAAGAAGCCCAGGACTTTGGCGGAGGTAAGCCGTATCTGGTATAACGGTTCCAGCCGCCAGCGGGAGCATTATCATGACAGCCGCTACCATTGTCTGAATCTTCACAGTGTGTTCCAGAAGGGGACGGTGGAGTTCCGCCTGTTTAATGGGACCACCCATGCGGGAAAAATCAAAGCCTATATCCAACTGTGCCTGGCCATCGGAGCTCAGGCACTGAACCAGACCTGCGCCAGCCGGAGAAAGACCCAGACCACAAACGAGAAGTATACCTTCCGAACCTGGCTTCTGCGGCTGGGATTAAACGGTGATGAGTTTAAGACGGCGCGTACCCACCTGCTTAAAAATCTGGACGGTTGTATCGCGTGGCGGGACCCAGCTCAGGCGGAAGCTCAGAAGGAGCGGCTTCGTCTGAAACGGGAGAAGGCGCAGATGGAGGCAGGAAGCCGGGAAGCAGAGAATCAGGATGCAGAAAATCGGGAAGCAGGGAACCAGGAACCGGGGGCGGAGCATCGGGAAACAGAAGAGACTTATATAGAGGCCGAGGCACAGTCCCCGGCTTTTTCAATGACGGCAAGCATGTAA
- a CDS encoding gamma-glutamylcyclotransferase family protein: MARRTTQKKEQKTGNGRLYMAYGSNLNLPQMEKRCPTATVAGTSEIKGYELLFRGVATVEPKEGGSVPVLLWNIEPWDELALDRYEGWPHLYRKEMMDVELEGETVSAMVYVMNDGRSLAMPSDFYYEVIEDGYKTAGFDIGVLEQALDRTEELISQEEAQWQQRHMGDLGGFRL; this comes from the coding sequence ATGGCAAGAAGAACAACGCAGAAGAAAGAACAGAAAACTGGAAATGGGAGGCTGTATATGGCCTATGGCAGCAATTTAAATCTCCCCCAGATGGAGAAACGCTGCCCCACTGCGACGGTGGCAGGAACGAGTGAAATCAAGGGCTATGAGCTTTTGTTCCGCGGTGTGGCAACGGTGGAGCCAAAGGAAGGCGGGAGTGTTCCTGTTCTTTTGTGGAATATAGAGCCATGGGATGAGTTGGCTCTGGATCGGTATGAGGGCTGGCCGCACCTGTATCGCAAGGAGATGATGGACGTAGAACTGGAGGGAGAGACTGTCTCCGCCATGGTGTATGTGATGAATGATGGACGGTCACTGGCAATGCCGTCTGACTTTTATTATGAAGTCATTGAAGATGGATACAAAACAGCTGGATTTGATATAGGAGTGTTAGAGCAGGCACTGGATCGGACCGAGGAACTTATCTCCCAGGAAGAGGCCCAGTGGCAGCAACGGCACATGGGGGATCTGGGAGGCTTTCGCCTGTAA
- a CDS encoding helix-turn-helix transcriptional regulator produces MKRGEHMTEHNAKEIGSRIRSQRETLGYSREKLAELSEISNSFLSDIERGERGFSVALLGRIARVLGLSADYILFGREQATDLSPITDMLSGLDEKYIPELQELLGAYLKTITIAEKHEQAVR; encoded by the coding sequence ATGAAACGGGGTGAACACATGACAGAACACAATGCGAAGGAGATCGGTTCACGCATTCGCAGCCAGCGCGAGACGTTAGGCTACAGCCGAGAAAAACTGGCCGAACTATCCGAAATTTCCAACTCTTTTCTATCCGATATTGAACGCGGTGAACGAGGCTTCTCCGTTGCCCTGCTTGGCAGAATCGCCAGAGTGCTGGGGCTATCCGCTGATTATATTCTGTTTGGCAGGGAACAGGCCACCGATTTAAGTCCCATCACAGACATGCTTTCCGGTCTGGATGAGAAGTATATTCCCGAACTTCAGGAGCTCCTGGGAGCTTATCTGAAAACAATCACGATTGCAGAAAAACACGAACAGGCTGTGCGATAG
- a CDS encoding C40 family peptidase, protein MAVPAAILVAKAAALAVTDKRARTVVATIVASILLPFILVTVMLLSIMDGASSHNVSAIDLAFHGGNLPSQMPEEYRQYIEDIQKSFDSLEDLLAGIQHVEDGELNKEQIKAVFYALYFGAAQPSSQMKEEFVDCFIEYEEREDEDGNTYTAAIPIQNLETVYANIENRLGVTVGPEQRANAQRIHTIALYGPAVPGGMLAGAAMGDGSYQALLTEATKYIGFPYRWGGSSPQTSFDCSGYICWIYTQSGVYHMPRTTAQGIFNQCAVVPREEAKPGDLVFFTKTYASSTPVSHVGVYVGGNQMLHCGDPIGYANIDSAYWRSHFYAFGRLRQ, encoded by the coding sequence ATGGCAGTTCCAGCAGCGATTCTTGTGGCAAAGGCAGCCGCGCTTGCTGTGACAGATAAGCGGGCGCGGACGGTTGTGGCTACCATTGTAGCATCGATTCTGCTGCCGTTTATTCTGGTGACGGTCATGCTGTTAAGCATCATGGATGGTGCCAGTTCCCATAATGTTTCGGCAATTGACCTGGCCTTTCATGGAGGAAACCTTCCAAGCCAGATGCCGGAGGAATACAGACAGTACATCGAAGACATCCAGAAGAGCTTTGATTCCCTGGAAGATTTGTTGGCAGGGATTCAGCATGTGGAGGACGGGGAGTTAAATAAGGAGCAGATTAAGGCAGTTTTTTATGCTCTGTATTTCGGCGCGGCCCAGCCTTCCAGCCAGATGAAAGAAGAATTTGTAGACTGCTTTATCGAATATGAGGAGCGGGAAGATGAGGACGGTAACACTTACACGGCTGCGATTCCCATTCAAAATTTAGAGACGGTCTATGCAAATATAGAAAATCGTCTGGGAGTGACGGTCGGGCCAGAACAGCGGGCCAATGCCCAGAGAATCCATACCATAGCCCTTTATGGTCCGGCGGTTCCGGGAGGGATGTTGGCAGGTGCAGCCATGGGAGATGGCAGCTATCAGGCTCTTTTGACAGAGGCCACCAAGTACATTGGATTTCCTTACCGTTGGGGAGGTTCATCCCCGCAGACCTCCTTTGACTGCAGTGGCTACATCTGCTGGATTTACACACAATCCGGTGTTTACCATATGCCGCGGACCACTGCCCAGGGAATCTTTAACCAATGCGCAGTAGTACCCAGGGAGGAGGCCAAGCCGGGAGACTTAGTGTTCTTTACAAAGACCTACGCCTCCTCGACGCCAGTGAGCCATGTAGGAGTGTATGTGGGCGGAAACCAGATGCTGCACTGCGGAGATCCGATTGGATATGCCAACATTGATTCCGCGTACTGGCGCAGTCATTTCTATGCCTTTGGACGTCTGCGCCAGTAG
- a CDS encoding DUF6329 domain-containing protein: MIRAIFERKPERFCPRETKIGRTICLSAKDFEAFLDKPCAEYAFLEQHSAMMKQAGDERYDTLLVKGEGFRDGVLVKTEGASYARYAVYVPEAFALPYESLARANQVLADAVDWIVENGTTMTSTGNWVTDFPELEERLGMKLSEVGYLRELLLRMLEERPEVADVECLRDGFDICYYLDYCPNFIPEEETCGAAEQGTEQEDKQGNQRLKDLLCTRWENVHLVHAEIDDVPHTIVELDGNTLTEAGRDAWSDVLNAKVQRVYQRYYGLQMELSGIKASRLNAFSAMLGGYCSVEDYEAWVNDLDEEMASQKFIDT; this comes from the coding sequence GTGATTAGAGCGATTTTTGAAAGAAAACCGGAGCGGTTTTGCCCACGCGAAACTAAAATCGGGCGAACCATATGTCTTTCTGCGAAAGATTTTGAGGCGTTCCTGGATAAGCCATGTGCAGAGTATGCTTTTTTAGAACAGCACTCAGCCATGATGAAACAGGCAGGAGATGAGCGGTATGATACATTGCTGGTGAAGGGAGAAGGATTCAGGGACGGTGTTCTGGTTAAAACGGAGGGAGCCTCCTATGCCAGGTATGCTGTTTACGTGCCGGAGGCTTTTGCCCTTCCCTATGAATCCTTGGCAAGAGCGAATCAGGTTCTGGCAGATGCTGTAGACTGGATTGTAGAAAATGGGACCACCATGACCAGCACAGGAAACTGGGTTACAGATTTTCCAGAGCTGGAAGAGCGGCTGGGAATGAAGCTGTCGGAGGTCGGATATCTGAGAGAACTGTTGCTTAGGATGCTGGAGGAGCGGCCGGAGGTTGCCGACGTGGAATGCCTGAGAGACGGATTTGACATCTGCTACTATCTGGATTACTGTCCCAATTTCATTCCGGAGGAAGAAACTTGTGGGGCAGCAGAACAGGGGACGGAGCAGGAAGATAAACAGGGGAACCAGCGGCTGAAGGACTTATTGTGTACCCGTTGGGAGAATGTCCATCTGGTTCATGCGGAGATTGATGATGTGCCGCATACCATTGTGGAGCTGGATGGGAATACCCTGACGGAGGCGGGAAGGGATGCCTGGAGTGATGTGCTGAACGCCAAGGTGCAGCGTGTATACCAGAGGTACTATGGTCTTCAGATGGAGCTGTCCGGAATAAAGGCCAGCCGGCTGAATGCATTTTCCGCCATGCTGGGAGGTTATTGCAGTGTGGAGGACTACGAGGCATGGGTCAATGATCTGGATGAAGAGATGGCAAGTCAGAAGTTTATTGATACATGA
- a CDS encoding DUF6103 family protein, with protein MKNTTVTLTFNTERLDALTYHMGKKDADLNEELSDYLQKMYEKYVPQATREYLDDKIAREEATKPARPRRQTEPARESGSGSRNEGSTGSL; from the coding sequence ATGAAAAATACAACGGTGACACTGACATTTAATACAGAGCGTCTGGATGCTCTGACCTATCATATGGGGAAAAAGGACGCAGACCTGAATGAAGAGTTGAGCGATTATCTGCAGAAGATGTACGAAAAATATGTGCCGCAGGCCACCCGGGAATACTTGGATGATAAGATTGCCAGAGAGGAAGCGACTAAGCCTGCCAGACCGAGGCGGCAGACGGAGCCAGCGCGGGAGAGCGGTTCGGGCAGCCGGAATGAAGGGAGTACAGGCAGCCTATGA